The Streptomyces sp. A2-16 sequence ATCCAGCCGTTTCGGCACCCCGGTCCGTGTCAACATCCTCAGCGGGCTGGTCTCCACGGTGGTCCTGGTCCTGGCCCACGAGCTCACCGACGGCAGTGCGGCAAAGCTCTTCGGCGCGGTCCTGGGCTTGGCCGTCTCCACGACCCTGGTCAGCTACCTGGGCATCTTCCCGGCGCTGGCGGTACTGCGCCACAAGGCCCCGGAGGTCCCGCGTCCCTACCGGGCTCCGGCGCCCCTGGCCATCAGCATCGTGCTCACCCTGCTCGTCCTGTACGCCTGCGTGCAGTTGGTCGCGCCGGGCGCCCCCTTCAACTGGTTCAGCTCCTCCTACGCCCCGGACGGCTGGAGCCACGCCGAGCGCGGGAAGTACCTGCTCACGGAGCTCGTACCGCTCATCGGGTTCATGCTCCTCGGCGTGCTGTTCTGGGCGCTGGGCAGGCCCACCCGCAGGGCGGAGGCGGACGCGGCACGGTGACGGCGTGCTCGCGACCGGTTCGATGTCACCAGGGGACCACGCCGTCGTCCTCGAAGAACGAACCGGTCGGGCCGCCGTCGGGCAGCGTGGCGAGCCGGATCGCCGAGGCCGCGCCCTGCTCCGGGGTGCGGGATCCGTGGAAGCCGTTGAAGTCGGTCGCGACCAGGCCCGGGCAGGCGGCGTTGATCAGGATGCCCGTACCGGCGAGCTGCCGGGCGTACTGCACGGTGACGGCGTTGAGGAACGACTTCGACGGCGCGTAGGCCGCCATGACCGGGCCGATCTCGATGTCCGGGTCCGCCTGGCGGGTCAGGGAGCCGACGGAGCTGGAGACGTTGACGATGCGCGGTGACGCCGAGCGTCGCAGCAGGGCCGTCCTTCCCTGAGCCCACCGGCTCGTCCCCGGCCGTTTCTCACAGCGCCTCGGGGACGACCTCCCTTCGGACCGGGTTCGAAGGGCGGGTGAAATGGCGGGCGGCGGCCGGCACGAGGACCGCCAGAGCGGCCGGTACGGCGTAGGCCAGACGGAAGTGTCCGGTGGAACCGAGCAGCCCGCTCACGGCACCCCCGGTGACGACGCCGACGTAGTTGAAGAGATTCAGGCGGGCCAGGACCGCCTCCGCGGCCGTGGGACTCAGCCGGGCGGCGGAAGCGAGGCACAGCGGAGCCAGGACGGACGCGCCGAGCCCCACGGCCCCGGCCGCGAGCACGGCGAACGGCCAGCTCGGCGCCGCTGCCAGAGCCGCCAGGGCGCTCCCGGCCAGCAGGGCCGCCCCGCGGACGACGGTTGGCGCTCCGAGGTTCTGCACGAGCCGGTCGGCAGCGGCTCGGCCGATGACGGTGCCGGCCTGGTAGGCGGCGTACGCCAGTGGCGCGACCGTGAGGGAGGCGGCGAGGGTCTGGCGCAGATAGACGGACGACCAGGCCGAGACCGTGGAGTCGATGACATAGACGACCAGGAGAACCAGGCCGAAGGGCAGGAGCCGGACCCATGGACGACGTCCGGGCGACGGCTGCCCGGCGTCCGCGAGGGTCCGAGGCGCGGGGAGGGCGTGGGTGCGCATCGCCGCGACGAGCAGCAGGACGATGCCCGCCTGCAGTGCCAGGCCGCCGGCCACGGGCCACCCCAGCCGGGCCACCCCCGCAGTGAGCAGCGCCGCGACCACTCCGCCCGCGCTCCACGCCGTGTAGAAGGAGCCGAAGACACTGCGGCCGTAGGCGCGTTCGACCTCGGCGGCCCGGGTGTTGACGCCTACGTCGAGGGCGCCGACGGCGAGCCCGAACAGGACGTACGCGCAGACGGCGGCGGCCTGGCCGGGGGCCCAGCCGATCAACAGCAGCGCGACGGCCGCCGCCGCCATGGCGCCGCGCGTCGTGGCGACGGGTCCGGCCCGGCGGATCGCGGCCAGCCCCAGGAAGCTCCCGCCCCCTGCCGTCAGCGCCACCGCGACCATCAGCGCGGTCGTCAGGAGCGGAGCCATTCCCAGGCGCTCGGTGACGGCCGGAACGGTCGTGTACACGGCCGCGACGCAGGCGCCCTGTGCGGCGAACGCGATCGCGGCGACCCGCCGGGCGGCGGCCCTGGAGACCGGGTGCCCGCACTCGGAGCGGGGTGATGCGTTGAAGGACATGATGGTGCCCCGCCTTCGATTCCTGTGTGCGTGGGAACGGCCGGCCGGTCGATGCGGGCAGGTCGCGGCAAACGTAGCCGGGGCCCCGGACGCGAACGCAGGACGCGGGAGGCCGTAGAAGGGACTCCGGAGGCCAGCAAGGCGACCGGTGCCGCCCGGCCGCCTACAGTGGTCGCCCAGGAGAAGGTGAGTGCGATGCCCCCTGCGTCCCCCGCATCCCCCGCGTCCCGTGCCCCCGACCCCGCGAAGCCTCCGGGGACCAGCCGCAGCACCTCGGCGACGATCCAGCCGAACATCCTGTGGTACCTCGTCGCGGTCGCCGACGAGCGCGGTCTCGACCTGCGGCCCCAGCTCGAACAGGTCGGTCTGGACGAGACGGTCATGCGCTCGGGTGCGCTGCGGGTGTCGTACCGGCAGGGCAGCGCGGTGATCCGTCGCGCGCTGGAGCTCACCGGCGACGAGCACCTGGGGCTGCGCGTCGGAGCGGCGCAGCACCTGACCGCCTGGGGCCTGCTCGGCTTCGCGCTGATGGCCGACGACACCCTGCGGCACGCCATCGAGACGGGAGTGCGGTACCAGAACCTGTCCGGGGCGATGGTGGTGTGGTCGGCCGGTGTCGCCGAGGAGGACGGGGCCTTCGTGCTGCGCGCCGATCTCCCCGACCCTGCCATGGACCCGGCGGTCGCCGTGTTCCTGTCCGAGGAGGCGTTCGCCTCCGTGGTCACTCTGTCCCGGCTGACCGTCGGCCCGGCCTTCGCGCCCCGAGCGGTGGAGTTCGCCTGTCCGCCGCCGCGCCGGAGCGAACCGTACGGCGCCCTGTTCGGCTGCCCGGTCCGCTTCGGCGCCCCGGCCAACCGCATGGTCATCGACCCGGCCTGGGCCCGGGCCCGGATGCCCGGCCGGGATCCGGTGACCTACGCGTCGACGCTGGAGCTGCTCGACGCGCAGCTGGCCGCGCGCCGCGACCAGCAGGATCTGCTGGAGGTCCTGGAGATCTCCGTCGCCCAGAGCCTCCCGGCGATCCCCTCGTTCGCCGAGCAGGCCCGGCGCCACGCCACGAGCGAGCGGACGCTGCGCCGCCGGCTGGCCGACTGCGGCACGACGTACGAGGCGCTCGTCGAGGGAGTGCGCCGGGAACGCGTCGAACAGCTGCTGCTCCGCCCGGAACTGACGCTCCGCGACATCGCCCGCCGGGCGGGTTTCTCCGACGAACGCGCGCTGCGCCGCGCGGTACGCCGCTGGCACGGCACCTCCCCGGTACAGCTGCGCGAGCGGATGCGCACGGAGCGCCGGTGAGGGCCCGGGGCCGGGGGTGAGGCCCGGGCCCTCACCGGAGTCGACGGGGGCGGCCCCGGTCAACGGGTGCGGCCCGGCTCGACGATGGCGGCCCCGGTCAACGGGTGCGGCCCGGCTCGACGGCGGCCCCGTTCAACGGGTGCGGATCCAGACCGTCTTCTCCCTGGTCCACTGGTCGAAGGCGTTGGTGGACTTCTCCGCGCCACCGAACCCGGACTGCTTCCAGCCGCCGAACGGGGTGGTGATGTCGCCCTCGCTGTAGGCGTTCACGGAGATCACCCCGGCCTCGATGCCGCGGGCCAGCCGGCACGCCCTGTCGAGATCGCGGGTCCACACGGACGCGGCGAGCCCGTACTCGGTGGCGTTGGCCATGCGGACCGCCTGGTCCTCCGTGGTGAAGGTCTGCACGGTGACGACCGGGCCGAACAGCTCCCTGGTCAGGACGTCACTGCCGGCGGGGGCGCGGGTGATCACGGTGGGCGGGTAGTAGGCACCGTACGCGGGCAGACCATGGGGCAGTCCCCCGCTGTGGATCCGGGCACCGCCGGCCCGGGCGGCGCCCACGGCTGCCGCGACCCGGTCGAAGGCGGCGCGGTCGACGAGCGGCCCCAACTGTGTGCGGGGGTCGGCCGGATCGCCGGTCACCAGGTGCCGTGCCGCCGCCGTGAACCGGTCCAGGACCTCGTCGGCGATGCTCTCGTGGACCAGGACACGAGAGCCTGCGGTGCAGTTCTGCCCCGTCGTCAGGAACGCGGCCTGGATCATGTCGGCGATGAGTTCCTCCCCGTAGGCGAGCGCGTCGGCCATCAGCACCTGGGGGCTCTTGCCGCCCATCTCCAGCGAGACGCGCTTGAAGTTGCTGTCGGCCGCGTACTTGAGGACGCGGCGCCCTGTCGCGGTGGACCCGGTGAAGGAGAGCGCCCCCACGACGGGGTCACGGGCGAGGGCCGCCCCGGCTTCGGACCCGTGTCCGGG is a genomic window containing:
- a CDS encoding MFS transporter; translated protein: MDRRRGAAAGPRRLRGVGGTGRGGCGGRRGHRTHLLLGDHCRRPGGTGRLAGLRSPFYGLPRPAFASGAPATFAATCPHRPAGRSHAHRNRRRGTIMSFNASPRSECGHPVSRAAARRVAAIAFAAQGACVAAVYTTVPAVTERLGMAPLLTTALMVAVALTAGGGSFLGLAAIRRAGPVATTRGAMAAAAVALLLIGWAPGQAAAVCAYVLFGLAVGALDVGVNTRAAEVERAYGRSVFGSFYTAWSAGGVVAALLTAGVARLGWPVAGGLALQAGIVLLLVAAMRTHALPAPRTLADAGQPSPGRRPWVRLLPFGLVLLVVYVIDSTVSAWSSVYLRQTLAASLTVAPLAYAAYQAGTVIGRAAADRLVQNLGAPTVVRGAALLAGSALAALAAAPSWPFAVLAAGAVGLGASVLAPLCLASAARLSPTAAEAVLARLNLFNYVGVVTGGAVSGLLGSTGHFRLAYAVPAALAVLVPAAARHFTRPSNPVRREVVPEAL
- a CDS encoding AraC family transcriptional regulator yields the protein MPPASPASPASRAPDPAKPPGTSRSTSATIQPNILWYLVAVADERGLDLRPQLEQVGLDETVMRSGALRVSYRQGSAVIRRALELTGDEHLGLRVGAAQHLTAWGLLGFALMADDTLRHAIETGVRYQNLSGAMVVWSAGVAEEDGAFVLRADLPDPAMDPAVAVFLSEEAFASVVTLSRLTVGPAFAPRAVEFACPPPRRSEPYGALFGCPVRFGAPANRMVIDPAWARARMPGRDPVTYASTLELLDAQLAARRDQQDLLEVLEISVAQSLPAIPSFAEQARRHATSERTLRRRLADCGTTYEALVEGVRRERVEQLLLRPELTLRDIARRAGFSDERALRRAVRRWHGTSPVQLRERMRTERR
- a CDS encoding aldehyde dehydrogenase family protein, translated to MTAHDTLQVVNPATGEPITTLPAASADDVAKAAERARQIFDTGQWSRLPVRERAAVLLRLADLMERDAEILARLDSEDAGKPITECRTGDVPGAIESIRWFAEAADKVFGRVAPGGSGGLGLMSREPVGVVAAILPWNYPLAMTAWKVGPALAAGNCLLVKPAEATPRSALHLAVLAAEAGLPDGVLTVLPGHGSEAGAALARDPVVGALSFTGSTATGRRVLKYAADSNFKRVSLEMGGKSPQVLMADALAYGEELIADMIQAAFLTTGQNCTAGSRVLVHESIADEVLDRFTAAARHLVTGDPADPRTQLGPLVDRAAFDRVAAAVGAARAGGARIHSGGLPHGLPAYGAYYPPTVITRAPAGSDVLTRELFGPVVTVQTFTTEDQAVRMANATEYGLAASVWTRDLDRACRLARGIEAGVISVNAYSEGDITTPFGGWKQSGFGGAEKSTNAFDQWTREKTVWIRTR